Proteins from a single region of Desulfallas thermosapovorans DSM 6562:
- a CDS encoding tyrosine-type recombinase/integrase, with amino-acid sequence MQSKLRELIKEYLIDFKMRGNSEVTVKGYAYNLSRFVNFADKNNINFLALNPTHARLYRNSLVEAGLKPRSVNKAVSVLKGFYDFLIEEGKIAGNPINTRRLRVKEGQALPKFMTTAELELLDNWLSTIPETIALGFRTMLATGMRTSEVVAMKCNDLIRLDNGGYIIRVRHGKGNKERYVPVMDAEVARKLAEIQKERTGEASLIDVTPIQYRNWSYKCKKQIGVHFYPHRCRHTVGTQLLQKGVAIDKVQEVLGHENISTTRRYAKTAPEAVLELAAKADQVKETNGIYCCLMNEIFLEKKQEF; translated from the coding sequence ATGCAATCCAAGTTAAGGGAACTAATAAAAGAATATCTGATTGATTTCAAAATGCGTGGTAATTCGGAGGTAACTGTAAAAGGATACGCATATAATTTGAGCAGGTTTGTAAACTTTGCCGATAAAAATAATATTAATTTTCTTGCCCTGAATCCCACCCACGCCAGGCTGTACAGAAATTCCCTGGTGGAAGCGGGACTAAAACCCCGGTCAGTGAATAAAGCTGTATCAGTACTTAAGGGTTTTTATGATTTTCTGATTGAAGAAGGCAAAATTGCCGGCAACCCCATAAACACCAGAAGACTGCGTGTAAAGGAAGGACAAGCTCTGCCAAAATTCATGACTACCGCCGAGCTTGAGTTGCTGGATAACTGGTTAAGTACAATCCCGGAAACAATTGCTCTAGGATTTCGCACTATGCTGGCCACCGGAATGCGCACAAGTGAAGTTGTGGCTATGAAATGTAACGATCTAATTAGATTAGATAACGGTGGCTATATCATTCGGGTTAGGCATGGCAAAGGAAATAAGGAAAGATATGTACCGGTGATGGATGCAGAAGTGGCCAGGAAATTGGCGGAGATACAAAAGGAAAGGACTGGTGAGGCATCTCTAATTGATGTTACACCAATTCAATACAGGAATTGGTCTTACAAGTGCAAAAAACAAATTGGCGTGCATTTTTATCCCCATCGTTGCCGACATACAGTAGGTACCCAACTACTGCAAAAAGGTGTGGCAATTGACAAGGTTCAGGAAGTACTGGGCCATGAAAACATTTCCACCACCCGGCGTTATGCCAAAACAGCACCGGAAGCTGTACTGGAGCTGGCCGCTAAAGCGGATCAGGTCAAAGAGACAAATGGCATATATTGTTGTTTAATGAATGAGATTTTTTTGGAAAAGAAGCAGGAATTTTGA
- a CDS encoding type II toxin-antitoxin system HicA family toxin, with protein MRIPRDIDAKQFTVILKKYGYSVTRQTGSHIRLTSNIKKRKHHITVPAHNPLRVGTLSAVITDIAQYMGKSKQDVIVELFYNENNT; from the coding sequence ATGAGAATTCCTCGTGATATTGATGCCAAGCAGTTTACTGTTATTTTGAAGAAATATGGGTATTCTGTTACTAGACAAACAGGAAGCCATATTCGCCTGACATCCAACATAAAAAAGAGAAAGCACCATATTACTGTGCCTGCCCACAACCCTCTGAGGGTGGGCACATTGAGTGCTGTTATTACCGACATTGCTCAGTATATGGGGAAAAGCAAACAAGATGTAATTGTCGAGCTGTTTTATAACGAGAATAATACATAG
- a CDS encoding 2-oxoisovalerate dehydrogenase, with amino-acid sequence MKNEIIFIVKEAPEGGYIARALGYSIFSESDTLDAIKEEIKDAVRCHFDDQEMPDMVKIHFIKEEILAI; translated from the coding sequence ATGAAAAACGAGATAATCTTTATTGTTAAAGAAGCTCCAGAAGGTGGTTATATTGCTAGGGCTCTGGGGTATTCTATATTCTCGGAAAGTGATACTTTGGATGCAATAAAAGAAGAGATAAAAGACGCGGTAAGATGTCATTTTGATGATCAAGAAATGCCGGATATGGTAAAAATTCATTTCATAAAAGAAGAGATTTTGGCAATATGA
- a CDS encoding winged helix-turn-helix transcriptional regulator: MSIHEYEILSHIEKNKDLSQRQIASRTGLSVGTVNLLLKKMVHKGLVKLERVNGRTLRYILTPRGMAEKTRLAYQYLKAAYKQIIKISRAMEQVITEHQVTYGPVKEIILCGSPGDVLAVLKIAAHDLGVNYRISEGINDLPEDLLENALVITWDDARVDHMDGKYNVVNILEKMS, translated from the coding sequence ATGTCGATTCATGAATATGAAATATTAAGTCATATAGAGAAAAACAAAGATTTATCCCAGCGTCAAATCGCCAGCAGGACCGGCCTTTCGGTGGGCACCGTAAACCTACTGCTGAAAAAAATGGTCCATAAAGGGCTGGTCAAGCTGGAAAGGGTCAACGGCAGGACGCTGCGTTATATTCTAACCCCCAGGGGCATGGCTGAAAAAACCCGGCTGGCTTATCAGTATCTTAAAGCAGCATACAAGCAGATCATCAAAATAAGCCGGGCGATGGAACAAGTTATAACCGAACACCAGGTTACTTATGGCCCCGTAAAGGAAATCATACTCTGCGGAAGCCCCGGCGATGTGCTGGCCGTATTAAAAATTGCCGCGCACGACCTGGGGGTAAATTACAGAATATCCGAAGGGATTAACGATTTACCGGAGGATCTTTTGGAAAACGCTCTGGTGATCACCTGGGATGACGCCCGGGTGGATCATATGGATGGCAAATATAATGTTGTAAATATACTTGAGAAAATGAGTTAA